ACTTATTACTCAATGCCTTACGCGGCTAGTTGCGCGGGCCGGCCGTGGCGCCCAGCTCGTGCAATTTCGCCTGGAGCTGCCGCACTTCGCGCTCCAACTCCAGGTTGCGGAAGGTCACTTTCACCTCCAGGTCCTAGTACGAGCGCGTGAGCTGCTCCTGTAGCTGGCGCATGGCCGTCACGTCGGTGATGGTGCCAATGAAGCGGTAAACCCGCGTGCCACCTTCGTCAAAAAACGCCCGGCCCGTGGCCCGGGCCCACAGCACGGGCTGGCCCGGCAGCTGCCAGCGGGTGCGGTACTCAATGTCGTAGCTGCCCGAGCCGGTGGGGTCAAAGGCATGCTCGACGGCGGCTATGGTGGCCGCCCGGTCATCGGGATGCACCAGCGCTACAAAGTCGGCGTAGGTAACCGATTGCTCGACCGGCACGCCGAATAGTTCTTTGCAACGGGGCGACCAGGTCAGCGTATCCGCGAGCAGGTCGTAGTCCCAGGTACCAACGCCGGCCGCGTCAACGGCTGTTTGCAGGCGCTCAAAGGCAG
The genomic region above belongs to Hymenobacter sp. BRD128 and contains:
- a CDS encoding PAS domain-containing protein; the protein is MITPDFTAFERLQTAVDAAGVGTWDYDLLADTLTWSPRCKELFGVPVEQSVTYADFVALVHPDDRAATIAAVEHAFDPTGSGSYDIEYRTRWQLPGQPVLWARATGRAFFDEGGTRVYRFIGTITDVTAMRQLQEQLTRSY